The DNA sequence AAATGAATGAACTAAAGTAACGGTTCTGTTTCTCatgaaaaaaacataaataaccCTTAAGtctagaaaatatattttggttaaaaaaaatctaaatgtCCTTTCAGTAATATTACATCAATGTACAGAAACGtctttattgatattttaaaaaaaatagagaccCTGAATAATATTAGTACAATGTTCAGagactaaaaaaattagttatatgtaaattaattacttagatattttagtactagtactattatttaatgttttcACTTTGTCAAAAGTTGAATTTGTAGATTTACACAATTCCACAAATTGTAGATTAACCCAAATTGATACTCATAATAGTCACTTTGAATCCTAACCATAATACCCTTTCATAAAAAGTACTGTGCTATATAAACAGAGGCAAAATTATAGGAAAGAAACAGAGAATACATgaaagaattttatttatgcaaaAACGTGTAGCATCACCTGAAATATAACACTCGGATACACACAATTTTCCAAGTCACGCAGATGTAATAagtaaaaattattcaatttattagaTGAATTGGACACACCATATTGTGTGTCTATTTTAGGCAaaggttttaattttagttgaacTGAGCCTGAATGTAATCGATAATGTTCTTCTCAACCCGGAAAGCCTTAGCCAACACATCCGGGTTGATCTTGGGGTCCGACCCGAACACCGCGTTGGCGATGGTGATGGTACCCGGGTTCTGGCTGCCGAAGCCAGCAAATGCAACGGCGTTGGTCTTTCCAACGTTCAATTGGAAGTGGATGAGACCTTGTGGAAAGACGAACACATCTCCGGGGTACAAATACTTGGTGAATAGCTTGTTCTTTTGGGCCGGATCGGCCGGGTTGGAGGTGACGAACCCCACGTAGAGAGTGCCTTCCATCAAGAGGAAGGCTTCGGTGGCACGGGGGTGGGTGTGGGGCGGGTTGATCCCATAGGGGGCGAAGTCGAGGCGAGCTAGGGAAACGCCTAGAGTGTTGAGCCCGGGAAGCTGGTTAACGTTGACCGCAGTCACGGCCGATCCAACCTGATTGGACGTGTTTCCGGCCTTGTTTAGACCCTGTCTGAGGAAATCATCCGCGACCACCATGTTCGGGTTCTTGCAAAACTTCCCGTTCACAAAAACTGCATGCAAACAATTtagtatatatacatgcagATGCAGATGATAAGAACGCACATTTTAGGCCAgataactttttattattattattattattttaactttttctaaataaattttggagTTATTTACCATAACAAACAGGCCCTATACATAATGTCGGTTTGATATAATCGATCGAATTACCTGCAGAGCTAGAATCGGGAACAGCAACGCAGAAATCCTGGAGCTGGCCGGGATCGGAAGCATATGCCATTGAAGCCCATGAAGAAACAAGAACAATGGCGCATAAACCAAAAGCCATCTTCATATATTTGATGATATATTGTTGTTGTAATGGAAAACTTAGCATCATAAGCACTCCTTTTTATAGGAGAAATTCATCATAtatacatttcatatttttaaaatctaatttatttagacTTCTTCAATCTCCATCAATCaactactagtataatatatattgcCTGCTGTTAATTTCTCTATCAAAGCATATTGGATTGAGCTTTTATATAATTAGTCTCCATCAAATTAATCAAACCTAGAGGGgaagtatataatataaaatcaagGGTGTTGATCTTTCATTTTCAACTTGgccaagaaaaatatgaaaatcaatAGAGGATTAGATGAAGAATAAGCATGCAGTTGTGCACTAGATGATTAGGAATCCTAACAGAAGCATATGCTGTTTTAGAAGATTAAGTAGACAAGAAAACACTAAATAGATATGCATGATTAATTATCTaagaaaaagtgggtgaaTTAGTTGTGTTATTTACCGAATTCAAATTGACATacataaaatctagaataccaattatgcatttgAATCTGCCTGAAACagcaatattttcttataaacaagcttcattaaaatatattggtCTCAGTTAAATTGACATTGTAATgtgcataaaataattaaaataattgtggTTGCGTAAAGAAATgcaataactaattaaatctcTTATCACAAAAACTCTTGAAGGAACAGTGAAGCTAATCgcatcaaaaaaaaaaaaaaagattctaGAGGAACAGTGAATTATCAGAATTATAAGAAAACATTGGATTGAAGTTTTTAAGAAAGTCAAGTAATTAAGgtaaattaattctataaCACGCTGTCCCTTTTGGATATTCTCGGCCACatttacattatatatatatcaacttGTTCGAACACAATCACACTCAAAATTAATCAgccataaaaaaaactaattctGTCATCGTCAcaacattttctatttatacacCATCAGAAACTTTGCCACCAAAATAGACTAAGTAACATTTTCGTGCTGGAGATTCATTCTTGatgaattaattgaaacaAGCTTTAATTGGACTTGGTAACCTTTACTTATATGTAGATTAATTCAGCTGGCtggatataaaataaacaattagaCAAAATGTGAAcatccaataattaatttgcatgACATGATTATAATTACATTTCATAAAGAATAGAAAGTAGAAATATCAACTTCTGTATGCATAGTATTATAAAGagcaaatattaatttaattctgaTTTAATGAATTGAAATAGTGTACGGCTTTGGGAGATTTTGGTGAGTCAATATCTAATCCAAAACCTAA is a window from the Salvia hispanica cultivar TCC Black 2014 chromosome 1, UniMelb_Shisp_WGS_1.0, whole genome shotgun sequence genome containing:
- the LOC125201013 gene encoding putative germin-like protein 2-1 encodes the protein MKMAFGLCAIVLVSSWASMAYASDPGQLQDFCVAVPDSSSAVFVNGKFCKNPNMVVADDFLRQGLNKAGNTSNQVGSAVTAVNVNQLPGLNTLGVSLARLDFAPYGINPPHTHPRATEAFLLMEGTLYVGFVTSNPADPAQKNKLFTKYLYPGDVFVFPQGLIHFQLNVGKTNAVAFAGFGSQNPGTITIANAVFGSDPKINPDVLAKAFRVEKNIIDYIQAQFN